In one Umezawaea sp. Da 62-37 genomic region, the following are encoded:
- a CDS encoding response regulator transcription factor: MTRVTVLVSSPIYLAGLVQTLADAGIEVCSATAPSDQDDPRSADAVLVDTDVLRPDLDLARIVEMARLTPVLVLADRMTATGCETYLRAGAARVISKHESVEHLVEAVRAVCGTAGCHDVGVPAARRESDPVEPALSEREQQVLFEIACGLTHGQIATRLGISPHTVNTYVKRIRAKLRVGNKAELTRAALLRLPTAPEVAAG, translated from the coding sequence ATGACGCGGGTCACCGTTCTCGTCAGCTCACCGATCTACCTCGCCGGTCTCGTGCAGACCCTGGCCGACGCCGGGATCGAGGTCTGCTCGGCGACGGCACCGTCCGATCAGGACGACCCGCGGTCCGCCGACGCGGTCCTGGTCGACACCGACGTGCTGCGACCGGACCTGGACCTGGCGCGCATAGTCGAGATGGCGCGGCTCACCCCGGTCCTCGTGCTGGCGGACCGCATGACGGCCACCGGGTGCGAGACCTACCTCCGCGCCGGGGCAGCCCGTGTGATCAGCAAGCACGAGTCCGTCGAACACCTCGTCGAGGCGGTGCGGGCGGTGTGCGGCACGGCCGGGTGCCACGACGTCGGGGTGCCCGCCGCCAGGCGGGAATCCGATCCCGTGGAACCCGCCCTCTCGGAGCGGGAGCAGCAGGTGCTGTTCGAGATCGCGTGCGGTCTGACCCACGGGCAGATCGCGACCCGACTCGGCATCAGCCCCCACACCGTGAACACGTACGTCAAGCGCATCCGGGCGAAGCTCCGGGTGGGCAACAAGGCCGAGCTGACCAGGGCCGCCCTGCTGCGCCTTCCGACCGCGCCCGAGGTCGCGGCGGGCTGA
- a CDS encoding MFS transporter, translating to MNHPVVDRTAIRRLLVGRSLSLLGTAIIPTALILAIIQATGSASDVGLVLACELIPQLVLLPVGGVLADRLRPQRLAFAMDVVRGLAQLAIGAELLFGTMRIPHLAVLSAVAGAAIALGTPTLSPLVASTVPEGERLRVNGRLGVIRGLALVIGPGIAGVLIATVGAGWLFVVTAGVFFAGGAMLGGIRTAPRPVRSTHSTFLRDLAEGWSEVRKRQWFWTNLIGHGVSNLTAGIFMTLGPLIAIRELGGEVSWIVIYQCGMAGMIIGAFLASRLPITRPLIATSLGGAVFALPLAAFAVPAPVWVDAVAYFTAMFGLGVLNALWQTVMQQQFPPQALARADSYDALLSFAARPLGLALAAPIADVTGTATVLIAAAVLVGVFNTGLLALPDVRRMTLRASPPEPPTAPPPVPEVSGRPSGQSASGS from the coding sequence GTGAACCACCCCGTCGTCGACCGCACCGCCATCCGCCGACTGCTGGTCGGCAGGTCCCTGTCCCTGCTCGGCACCGCGATCATCCCGACCGCGCTGATCCTCGCGATCATCCAGGCCACCGGCTCCGCGTCGGACGTGGGGCTCGTGCTGGCCTGCGAGCTGATCCCCCAGCTGGTCCTGCTGCCCGTCGGCGGGGTCCTCGCCGACCGCCTGCGCCCTCAGCGGCTGGCCTTCGCCATGGACGTGGTCCGAGGTCTGGCGCAGCTGGCGATCGGCGCGGAACTGCTGTTCGGCACGATGCGCATCCCCCACCTCGCCGTGCTGTCGGCGGTCGCGGGCGCGGCCATCGCCCTCGGTACGCCGACCCTGTCCCCGCTGGTCGCCTCCACCGTTCCCGAGGGTGAACGACTGCGGGTCAACGGGCGGCTCGGGGTCATCCGCGGTCTGGCGCTGGTCATCGGACCGGGCATCGCGGGCGTGCTGATCGCGACGGTCGGCGCGGGCTGGCTGTTCGTGGTCACCGCGGGCGTGTTCTTCGCCGGGGGCGCCATGCTCGGCGGCATCCGCACCGCGCCCCGTCCCGTGCGGAGCACGCACTCGACGTTCCTGCGCGACCTGGCCGAGGGCTGGTCGGAGGTCCGCAAGCGCCAGTGGTTCTGGACGAACCTGATCGGCCACGGCGTGTCCAACCTGACCGCGGGCATCTTCATGACCCTCGGTCCGCTGATCGCGATCCGCGAGTTGGGCGGGGAGGTCTCGTGGATCGTCATCTACCAGTGCGGCATGGCCGGCATGATCATCGGCGCGTTCCTGGCCTCGCGGCTGCCCATCACCAGGCCGCTGATCGCGACCTCCCTCGGCGGCGCGGTGTTCGCGCTCCCGCTGGCGGCTTTCGCCGTGCCCGCCCCGGTGTGGGTCGACGCGGTGGCCTACTTCACGGCCATGTTCGGCCTGGGCGTCCTCAACGCGCTGTGGCAGACCGTGATGCAGCAGCAGTTCCCGCCACAGGCACTGGCCAGGGCCGACTCCTACGACGCCCTGCTGTCCTTCGCCGCCAGGCCGCTCGGCCTCGCCCTCGCCGCGCCGATCGCCGACGTGACCGGGACGGCGACCGTGCTGATCGCGGCGGCCGTTCTCGTCGGCGTGTTCAACACCGGTCTGCTCGCACTGCCGGACGTCCGACGGATGACCCTGCGGGCCTCTCCACCCGAACCGCCCACCGCACCGCCGCCGGTGCCGGAGGTGAGCGGGCGACCGTCGGGGCAATCCGCGTCGGGGTCGTGA
- a CDS encoding thioesterase domain-containing protein, giving the protein MSAPATPQRILLRKLNPDSPARIFCFPYSGVGASMYNRWPAYADDAEICLVQPPGRENRIKEPHYGTYEQLADQLADQLAPHFDRPFGFFGHCGGALPGFALAVELRQRGLPTPDRLFISSQVAPHDGPFGRFLELGNAQLAVELAAFAKRLGGTPSPDMIAMSLRVMRKDVDANKAYHLDEPVVLPSAIDVISWRDDVEIRPEQSTGWQHYAEPGRYRQVVLEGEHHSFLDAPPALLGELAAGMAAAVEGRKAMAGGTA; this is encoded by the coding sequence GTGTCAGCTCCCGCCACACCGCAACGAATTCTGCTGCGCAAGCTCAACCCCGACTCCCCCGCCCGGATCTTCTGCTTCCCCTACTCGGGCGTGGGCGCGTCGATGTACAACCGGTGGCCCGCGTACGCGGATGACGCCGAGATCTGCCTCGTGCAGCCGCCGGGCCGGGAGAACCGCATCAAGGAACCCCACTACGGCACCTACGAGCAGCTCGCCGACCAGCTGGCCGACCAGCTGGCACCCCACTTCGACCGGCCGTTCGGGTTCTTCGGCCACTGCGGCGGCGCGCTGCCCGGCTTCGCGCTCGCGGTCGAGCTGCGGCAGCGCGGCCTGCCCACGCCCGACCGGCTGTTCATCTCCTCCCAGGTGGCTCCGCACGACGGCCCGTTCGGCCGGTTCCTCGAACTGGGCAACGCTCAGCTCGCGGTCGAGCTGGCCGCGTTCGCGAAACGGCTCGGCGGCACACCGAGTCCCGACATGATCGCCATGAGCCTGCGCGTGATGCGCAAGGACGTCGACGCGAACAAGGCGTACCACCTGGACGAGCCGGTGGTGCTGCCGTCGGCGATCGACGTGATCAGCTGGCGCGACGACGTCGAGATCCGCCCCGAGCAGAGCACCGGGTGGCAGCACTACGCAGAACCCGGCCGGTACCGCCAGGTCGTGCTGGAGGGCGAGCACCACTCGTTCCTGGACGCGCCCCCCGCGCTGCTGGGCGAACTGGCAGCGGGCATGGCCGCGGCCGTCGAGGGCCGGAAGGCCATGGCGGGAGGTACCGCGTGA
- a CDS encoding cytochrome P450 — MRTTADGTAVPQADITAADLHASSLYGTGDPHPIWTAMRRHSPVHRQELPDGREFWSVTKYDDVNDVLRDHTRFTSKRGTLLSILGGRDPAGGKMMAASDPPAHTAMRRPMADLLSARALSPLVPKVRRMVDRMLAPLADGTWNLARALADFPMAFTGTLMGLPESDWPRLTRLTSTAIAPDDPEFSQGDGTLASAHHELFSYFSADVRRRAGDPGDDLVGSLLRMDVGGRPFRHDELVYNCYSLLLGANVTTPHAVAGTVLALIEHPDEYRRLLADPELVPSAVEEGLRWSSPANHFMRHVTRPTEIRGVELRRGDPVVAWLGSANRDEEVFADPFRFDVSRSPNRHVAFGFGPHYCIGAPLARIALRLLVDRIVGTVAEFRLEAPVEHLTSNFVAGIKDMRVSARLHRGAAEKLEEAITLDEPVPLNG, encoded by the coding sequence ATGAGGACCACGGCGGACGGCACGGCCGTGCCGCAGGCCGACATCACCGCCGCGGACCTGCACGCGTCGTCGCTGTACGGGACCGGCGACCCGCACCCGATCTGGACGGCGATGCGGCGGCACTCCCCCGTGCACCGCCAGGAACTGCCCGACGGCCGCGAGTTCTGGTCGGTGACGAAGTACGACGACGTCAACGACGTGCTGCGCGACCACACCCGCTTCACCTCCAAGCGGGGCACCCTCCTGTCGATCCTGGGCGGCCGGGATCCCGCGGGCGGCAAGATGATGGCCGCCAGCGACCCGCCAGCGCACACCGCGATGCGGCGGCCGATGGCGGACCTGCTGTCCGCGCGGGCGCTGAGCCCGCTCGTGCCGAAGGTGCGGCGGATGGTGGACCGGATGCTCGCACCGCTGGCGGACGGGACGTGGAACCTCGCCCGCGCGCTCGCCGACTTCCCGATGGCGTTCACCGGGACCCTGATGGGACTGCCGGAGTCGGACTGGCCCCGGCTCACCCGGCTGACGTCCACGGCGATCGCGCCGGACGACCCGGAGTTCAGCCAGGGCGACGGCACGCTGGCGTCCGCGCACCACGAGCTGTTCTCGTACTTCTCCGCGGACGTCCGGCGGCGCGCGGGGGACCCCGGCGACGACCTGGTGGGGTCGTTGCTGCGGATGGACGTCGGCGGCAGGCCGTTCCGGCACGACGAACTCGTGTACAACTGCTACAGCCTGCTGCTCGGCGCCAACGTCACGACCCCGCACGCGGTCGCGGGCACCGTCCTGGCGCTGATCGAGCACCCGGACGAGTACCGCCGGCTGCTCGCCGACCCCGAGCTGGTGCCCTCGGCGGTCGAGGAGGGGCTGCGCTGGTCGTCACCCGCCAACCACTTCATGCGCCACGTGACGCGACCCACCGAGATCCGCGGCGTCGAACTGCGCCGCGGTGATCCGGTCGTCGCGTGGCTGGGGTCGGCCAACCGCGACGAAGAGGTCTTCGCCGACCCGTTCCGGTTCGACGTCTCCCGGTCGCCGAACCGGCACGTCGCCTTCGGCTTCGGCCCGCACTACTGCATCGGCGCCCCGCTCGCGCGCATCGCCCTGCGCCTGCTCGTCGACCGGATCGTCGGCACCGTAGCCGAATTCCGGTTGGAGGCGCCGGTGGAACACCTGACGTCGAACTTCGTCGCGGGCATCAAGGACATGCGCGTCAGCGCCCGCCTCCACCGCGGGGCCGCGGAGAAGTTGGAGGAGGCGATCACGCTCGACGAACCCGTCCCGCTCAACGGCTAG
- a CDS encoding non-ribosomal peptide synthetase yields the protein MSTTLGERGLRSIVDVFTHHARTFPEAVAVSGEDGDLSYAQLDRRTTALAGALRASGAAAGDVVGILLPRSVDLVVLQLAVLKAGCAYLVLAPDTPVERRAAILRDARPALVVGGEAPWTTPAELAARAGDVPLGTPRGADTAYVAYTSGSTGTPKGVVVPHRAVVRLVVGADYLPVGRDDVFLQFAPAAFDASTLEIWGPLLNGGKLVVAPAGDLRPADLTALVRDRGVTVLWLTAGLFHQVVEAGLADLTGLRLLIAGGDVLSPSHVDRAIAALPSTAVVNGYGPTENTTFTCCAVLDGPVGAGAVPIGRPVTGTLVHLLDEHGDRVPDGRTGRIFTSGLGLAHGYLGAPGATADRFVPDPFSGVPGDRMYATGDLGRRGPDGRLEFLGREDRQVKIRGFRVEPAEVEVVLRTHPDVEDVAVLPRPSATGQALTAYYASDEAVISAWLRDHLAAFLPPYMIPARFVRVDELPLTANGKVDRSALAALALPDRGDLSTDYRAPATPLESWLAELWADLLQVERVGVDDDFFEIGGHSLMAVRLTSEIFDRHEVDVPIHTYYENPTVAELAALIARGCQGAEEAS from the coding sequence ATGTCCACCACACTCGGTGAACGCGGACTCCGCTCCATCGTGGACGTGTTCACGCACCACGCCAGGACCTTTCCCGAGGCCGTCGCCGTCTCCGGCGAGGACGGCGACCTCAGCTACGCCCAGCTCGACCGGCGGACGACCGCGCTCGCGGGCGCCTTGCGCGCCTCGGGTGCCGCCGCGGGCGACGTGGTGGGCATCCTGCTACCGCGCTCGGTGGACCTCGTGGTGCTGCAACTGGCCGTGCTGAAGGCCGGGTGCGCCTACCTCGTGCTCGCCCCCGACACGCCCGTCGAGCGCCGTGCCGCGATCCTGCGCGACGCGCGACCCGCGCTCGTGGTCGGCGGGGAAGCGCCGTGGACGACCCCCGCCGAGCTGGCGGCCCGCGCCGGGGACGTCCCCCTCGGCACGCCGCGCGGCGCGGACACCGCGTACGTCGCCTACACGTCCGGGTCGACCGGAACGCCGAAGGGCGTGGTCGTGCCGCACCGGGCGGTCGTGCGCCTGGTCGTCGGGGCCGACTACCTCCCGGTGGGACGCGACGACGTGTTCCTCCAGTTCGCGCCCGCCGCGTTCGACGCGTCGACCCTGGAGATCTGGGGCCCCCTGCTCAACGGCGGGAAGCTGGTCGTGGCCCCGGCGGGCGACCTGCGCCCGGCCGACCTGACGGCGCTCGTCCGCGATCGGGGGGTGACGGTCCTGTGGCTCACCGCGGGCCTGTTCCACCAGGTGGTCGAGGCCGGGTTGGCGGACCTGACCGGGTTGCGGCTGCTCATCGCAGGCGGGGACGTCCTCTCGCCGTCGCACGTCGACCGGGCGATCGCGGCCCTGCCGTCCACAGCCGTCGTCAACGGCTACGGGCCCACCGAGAACACCACGTTCACCTGCTGCGCGGTGCTCGACGGACCGGTGGGCGCGGGCGCGGTTCCCATCGGACGACCTGTCACCGGCACCCTCGTGCACCTCCTGGACGAGCACGGCGACCGGGTGCCGGACGGGCGGACCGGCCGCATCTTCACCTCCGGGCTCGGGCTCGCGCACGGTTACCTGGGCGCGCCCGGCGCCACCGCGGACAGGTTCGTGCCGGACCCGTTCTCCGGGGTTCCCGGCGATCGCATGTACGCCACCGGCGATCTCGGTCGCCGCGGCCCGGACGGCCGGTTGGAGTTCCTGGGCCGCGAGGACCGCCAGGTCAAGATCCGCGGGTTCCGGGTGGAGCCCGCCGAGGTCGAGGTCGTGCTGCGCACGCACCCCGACGTGGAGGACGTCGCGGTGCTGCCGCGTCCGTCCGCCACCGGTCAGGCGCTGACCGCGTACTACGCCAGCGACGAGGCCGTCATCTCGGCCTGGCTGCGCGACCACCTGGCGGCGTTCCTGCCGCCCTACATGATCCCGGCCCGCTTCGTGCGCGTGGACGAGCTGCCGCTGACCGCCAACGGCAAGGTCGACCGCTCCGCGCTCGCCGCGCTGGCGCTGCCCGACCGCGGCGACCTGAGCACCGACTACCGGGCTCCGGCCACCCCGCTGGAGTCCTGGCTGGCCGAGCTGTGGGCCGACCTGCTCCAGGTCGAGCGGGTCGGCGTGGACGACGACTTCTTCGAGATCGGCGGCCACTCGCTGATGGCGGTCCGGCTCACGTCCGAGATCTTCGACCGCCACGAGGTCGACGTCCCCATCCACACCTACTACGAGAACCCGACCGTGGCCGAGCTCGCCGCGTTGATCGCCCGCGGCTGCCAGGGCGCCGAGGAGGCCTCATGA
- the glyA gene encoding serine hydroxymethyltransferase, with the protein MTTADVVEIADHGVRALRESDPVLFDLLEREQVRQAETLALVAASSVADPSVLACAGSVLGNVTAEGYPGARFHAGSQVADEVERLAVDRAIRAFGARHANVQPHSGSNANQIVLFGLLRPGDVLMGMGLDAGGHLTHGAAPSVTGRYFTPVSYGTDASGLIDYDRMAELAEEHRPRVVVCGASSYPRFIDYARFRAVADAVGAYLVADISHVAGLIAAGLHPNPVDHAHITTTSTYKQLYGPRGGLILLGRDADTPVPGRGRTLAEVVDNAVFPYFQGTPALNSIAAKARALGMVLDPSFKDLARRVRANADVLAEAMTAAGHEVLTGGTDNHMVLLDVTPAGLTGVIAEQALESCGIVTNKNKIPGDRYGPSVTSGLRLGTNILAARGMTDDAVRRCAALVVRVLAAVRPAGTVTWYLDEAVRTEVLAEVALLCRDFPLTQIHSGRS; encoded by the coding sequence ATGACGACAGCCGATGTCGTGGAGATCGCCGACCACGGGGTGCGCGCGCTCCGCGAGTCCGACCCCGTCCTGTTCGACCTCCTCGAGCGCGAGCAGGTGCGGCAGGCCGAAACCCTCGCGCTGGTCGCCGCGTCCAGCGTCGCCGACCCGTCGGTCCTCGCGTGCGCGGGGTCGGTGCTCGGCAACGTCACCGCCGAGGGTTACCCCGGTGCCCGGTTCCACGCGGGCAGCCAGGTCGCCGACGAGGTCGAGAGACTGGCCGTGGACCGCGCCATCCGCGCGTTCGGCGCCCGCCACGCCAACGTGCAGCCCCACTCGGGCAGCAACGCCAACCAGATCGTGCTGTTCGGCCTGCTGCGGCCGGGCGACGTGCTGATGGGCATGGGCCTCGACGCGGGCGGACACCTGACGCACGGCGCCGCCCCTTCCGTCACCGGCCGGTACTTCACCCCGGTCTCCTACGGCACCGACGCCTCCGGGCTGATCGACTACGACCGGATGGCGGAACTCGCCGAGGAGCACCGGCCGCGGGTCGTCGTGTGCGGGGCCAGCTCGTACCCGCGCTTCATCGACTACGCCCGGTTCCGGGCCGTCGCCGACGCGGTGGGCGCCTACCTGGTGGCGGACATCTCGCACGTGGCGGGCCTGATCGCGGCCGGGCTGCACCCGAACCCCGTCGACCACGCGCACATCACCACCACGAGCACCTACAAGCAGCTGTACGGACCGCGCGGCGGACTGATCCTGCTCGGCCGGGACGCGGACACCCCGGTGCCGGGCCGCGGCCGCACCCTCGCCGAGGTGGTGGACAACGCGGTGTTCCCCTACTTCCAGGGCACGCCCGCGCTGAACTCGATCGCCGCCAAGGCCCGTGCGCTGGGCATGGTGCTCGACCCGTCGTTCAAGGACCTGGCCCGCCGCGTCCGCGCGAACGCCGACGTGCTCGCCGAGGCGATGACGGCCGCGGGCCACGAGGTGCTCACCGGTGGCACCGACAACCACATGGTGCTGCTCGACGTCACCCCCGCCGGCCTGACCGGGGTGATCGCGGAGCAGGCGCTGGAGTCGTGCGGGATCGTGACGAACAAGAACAAGATCCCCGGTGACCGGTACGGCCCGTCGGTCACCAGCGGGCTGCGCCTCGGGACCAACATCCTCGCGGCGCGCGGGATGACGGACGACGCGGTCCGCCGGTGCGCGGCACTGGTCGTGCGCGTCCTGGCCGCGGTCCGCCCCGCCGGGACGGTGACCTGGTACCTGGACGAGGCCGTGCGCACGGAGGTCCTCGCCGAGGTCGCGCTGCTGTGCCGGGACTTCCCGCTGACGCAGATCCACTCGGGACGGTCCTGA
- a CDS encoding condensation domain-containing protein, producing the protein MGNAATRPERVLARIWQDVLGVDRVDEDGDFFSLGGDSLLALKVIGAAAEEGLDLTLVDLFRSPTVRGMCAALGADRAGPDDAGDLLAPEDRALVPADAEDAYPASRLQLGLIYETLLSNGDNYHTVVSRVVNRPLDADALVRALAVVSGRHPALRTRFDLVTFSEAMQVVQWSARIPVEFADHRGLAPDVEAARYEEVMTGSLKEVFDPESVPLVRVHAAALDEGRFRFSHAFHHSLMDGWSESIFTSEVVRAYAADLDGTPLDLGTPAPMQREHVRLERAALRDAASRAHFDALRPHLATEEASGEPRYRKIGFPLPHDAAAALVERSAAWGVPLKSLMLAVHAAAVAAFTGTTAPVVGVPVGGRPEVPGADLTIGLFLNYLPLRLPLDGTTWRAAADAALAGERALLPHRRFPDSEVRRLLNRRPFDSAFNYVRFHARHAALADGLLDPEEDMRERADFPIRIEAIDNLPSAGVRVEITVDVAKHGDGAPEELRGSLLAAVDGLVGPPSNSVVPLGATGNRSRA; encoded by the coding sequence ATGGGCAACGCGGCAACACGTCCCGAGCGGGTGCTGGCCAGGATCTGGCAGGACGTCCTCGGGGTGGACCGGGTCGACGAGGACGGCGACTTCTTCTCGCTCGGCGGGGATTCCCTGCTGGCGCTCAAGGTCATCGGCGCGGCGGCGGAGGAGGGGCTCGACCTCACGCTGGTGGACCTGTTCCGCAGCCCCACCGTGCGCGGGATGTGCGCGGCGCTGGGCGCGGACCGGGCGGGTCCGGACGACGCGGGCGACCTGCTCGCGCCGGAGGACCGGGCGCTGGTCCCCGCCGACGCCGAGGACGCATACCCGGCCTCGCGCCTGCAACTGGGCCTGATCTACGAGACGCTGCTCAGCAACGGGGACAACTACCACACCGTCGTGTCGCGGGTGGTGAACCGGCCGCTGGACGCGGACGCCCTCGTCCGGGCGCTGGCGGTGGTGTCGGGCAGGCATCCGGCGCTGCGCACCCGGTTCGACCTGGTCACGTTCAGCGAGGCGATGCAAGTGGTGCAGTGGTCCGCGCGGATCCCGGTCGAGTTCGCCGACCACCGCGGGCTGGCGCCGGACGTCGAGGCGGCCCGGTACGAGGAGGTCATGACCGGGTCGCTGAAGGAGGTGTTCGACCCGGAGTCCGTACCGCTGGTGCGCGTGCACGCCGCCGCGCTGGATGAGGGGAGGTTCCGGTTCTCGCACGCCTTCCACCACTCGCTCATGGACGGCTGGAGCGAGTCGATCTTCACCAGCGAAGTGGTCCGCGCCTACGCCGCCGACCTGGACGGCACGCCCCTCGACCTGGGCACGCCCGCGCCGATGCAGCGGGAGCACGTGCGGCTGGAGCGCGCCGCGCTGCGGGACGCGGCCTCCCGCGCCCACTTCGACGCGCTGCGCCCGCACCTGGCCACGGAGGAGGCCTCCGGGGAACCCCGGTACCGGAAGATCGGCTTCCCCCTGCCCCACGACGCCGCCGCCGCACTCGTCGAGCGCTCCGCGGCGTGGGGTGTGCCGCTGAAGTCGCTCATGCTGGCCGTCCACGCCGCGGCGGTCGCCGCGTTCACCGGCACCACGGCCCCCGTGGTCGGCGTCCCGGTCGGCGGACGGCCGGAGGTGCCGGGCGCGGACCTCACCATCGGCCTGTTCCTGAACTACCTCCCCCTGCGACTGCCGCTGGACGGCACGACCTGGCGCGCCGCGGCGGACGCGGCGCTGGCCGGGGAACGCGCGCTGCTGCCGCACCGCCGCTTCCCCGACTCGGAGGTGCGCCGACTGCTGAACCGCAGGCCGTTCGACTCGGCGTTCAACTACGTGCGCTTCCACGCCCGCCACGCCGCCCTCGCCGACGGCCTGCTCGATCCCGAGGAGGACATGCGCGAGCGGGCCGATTTCCCGATCCGCATCGAGGCGATCGACAACCTGCCCTCGGCGGGGGTGCGGGTGGAGATCACCGTCGACGTCGCCAAGCACGGCGACGGTGCGCCCGAGGAGCTGCGCGGGTCGCTGCTCGCCGCCGTGGACGGGCTCGTCGGACCACCGTCGAACTCGGTCGTCCCGCTGGGCGCGACCGGGAACAGGAGCCGAGCATGA